One stretch of Ipomoea triloba cultivar NCNSP0323 chromosome 8, ASM357664v1 DNA includes these proteins:
- the LOC116027131 gene encoding transcription factor bHLH94-like has product MALEALSTTPCNNDPFNFIFYDATLSAGAGAGNNGFFSENACPEIQDLTAGGVGGGLNGGCSAVVAGRDGNLLVGEAEGREGGGGGGRKKRRRRPKVCKNKEEAETQRMTHIVVERNRRKQMNEHLAVLRSLMPESYVQRGDQASIVGGAIEFVKELEHLLQSLEAEKLRLQRQQQPAAGDGATATCKTDDLAVASGSVVNPFWQFFAYPQYTCSSPPLIPNKCTSKTTAATADIEVTLIETHANVRILSPRRKARQLSKMVAAFQTIMCMSVLHLNVTTFDRLVLYSISAKVEGGCQLSSADEIAEAVHHILRGIEEEEVTIIP; this is encoded by the exons ATGGCTTTGGAAGCACTTTCTACCACTCCTTGCAATAATGACCCCTTCAATTTCATATTCTACGATGCCACGCTgtccgccggcgccggcgccggaaaTAACGGCTTCTTCTCGGAAAACGCCTGCCCGGAGATTCAAGATTTGACCGCCGGCGGCGTGGGTGGTGGTTTAAATGGCGGTTGCTCCGCCGTGGTGGCCGGGCGGGACGGTAATTTATTGGTGGGGGAGGCGGAGGGGCGGGAAGGAGGTGGCGGCGGGGGGCGGAAGAAGCGGCGGAGGCGGCCGAAGGTTTGTAAGAATAAAGAGGAGGCTGAGACTCAGAGGATGACGCACATTGTCGTGGAGAGAAACCGCCGGAAACAGATGAATGAACACCTCGCCGTGCTCCGGTCTCTCATGCCGGAATCTTATGTCCAAAGG GGTGACCAAGCCTCAATAGTTGGAGGCGCTATAGAATTTGTGAAAGAATTAGAGCATCTCTTGCAATCCCTGGAAGCTGAAAAGCTCCGATTACAACGGCAACAACAACCGGCCGCCGGCGACGGTGCAACGGCAACCTGCAAGACCGATGACTTAGCCGTCGCCTCCGGCTCCGTCGTGAACCCATTTTGGCAATTCTTCGCGTACCCACAGTACACGTGCTCGTCGCCGCCGTTGATTCCCAACAAATGCACCTCTAAAACCACGGCGGCCACCGCCGACATCGAAGTAACGTTGATCGAAACGCATGCAAACGTTCGAATTCTGTCGCCGAGGAGAAAAGCTCGGCAGCTGTCGAAAATGGTGGCCGCCTTTCAGACAATAATGTGCATGTCTGTTCTCCACCTTAATGTCACCACCTTCGATCGTTTGGTTCTCTATTCTATCAGCGCTAAG GTGGAAGGGGGTTGCCAACTAAGTTCTGCAGATGAGATAGCAGAGGCAGTTCACCACATTCTCAGAGGAATAGAGGAAGAAGAGGTCACTATAATACCCTAa
- the LOC116027774 gene encoding protein TORNADO 2-like, giving the protein MATTNNNNIVVGCINFTAMLLSIPIIASGIWLSSHPDNLCVNILQWPLIIIGVIVLVISLAGVVAGFWRISWLLIFYFVAMLAVIVLLGCLVGMVYWVTLKGSGHPEPSRTFLEYRLEDYSGGLRRWVQRNRKWDGIRSCLRSSSMCAELNQNYRLAQDFFNAHITPLQSGCCKPPTECGHTFVNPTYWISPINMAADMDCLQWSNDQTQLCYSCESCKAGLLANLYKEWRRVDIILGITLVGLICVYLTGCCAFRRAKTRDLTRKYKQGSSNDS; this is encoded by the exons ATGGCAAcgaccaacaacaacaacattgtAGTGGGATGCATAAACTTCACAGCAATGCTCCTCTCAATCCCCATAATCGCCTCCGGCATCTGGCTCTCATCCCACCCCGACAACCTCTGCGTCAACATCCTACAATGGCCGCTCATAATCATAGGCGTCATCGTCCTCGTAATCTCTCTCGCCGGCGTTGTCGCCGGATTCTGGAGAATCAGCTGGCTTCTCATCTTCTATTTCGTCGCCATGCTTGCCGTCATCGTCTTGCTGGGTTGCTTGGTGGGTATGGTGTATTGGGTCACCTTGAAAGGCTCCGGCCACCCGGAACCTAGCCGGACGTTCTTGGAGTACCGCCTAGAAGACTACTCCGGCGGGCTCCGGCGGTGGGTTCAGAGGAACCGGAAGTGGGATGGGATCAGAAGCTGTCTTAGATCGTCGAGTATGTGCGCTGAGTTGAATCAGAATTACCGATTGGCTCAAGATTTCTTCAATGCTCATATTACCCCCTTgcag TCGGGATGCTGTAAGCCGCCGACAGAATGCGGGCACACATTCGTGAACCCGACATATTGGATCAGTCCGATAAACATGGCGGCCGACATGGATTGTCTGCAGTGGAGCAACGACCAAACGCAGCTCTGCTATTCCTGCGAATCCTGCAAAGCCGGTTTGCTAGCAAATCTGTACAAGGAATGGAGAAGAGTGGATATCATTCTAGGGATCACTCTTGTCGGCCTCATTTGCGTTTATCTCACCGGTTGTTGCGCCTTTAGACGTGCCAAAACTCGAGACCTCACCCGCAAATACAAGCAAGGTAGTAGTAATGATAGTTAG
- the LOC116026682 gene encoding E3 ubiquitin-protein ligase Os04g0590900-like yields MVPTVSDPKTWVPYMNTRDCSQGFCSLYCPQWCYIIFPPPPPFDFPEDNNSGPSFSPLVIAIIGILASAFLLVSYYAIMSKYCGNRRGRIRESDDNNQRDSDDSEENQDPSIHGQPWNSANTGLDEALIKSITVFKYKKGDGVVIDGSDCPVCLSEFQEDENLRLLPKCSHSFHVNCIDTWLKSHSNCPLCRSNIVFLNPSLPPPIMDPPSTAPEPQNQEQSSAEQEETEAEEAEESAETNNPPKSPERNHHTITIREDNLTRRSVSMDSSPCQARLSIADILRIDHDEECSFHDSQMQEIGSSKAEIRQSVLGCVISPAVMHRSFSSGRFFFPKLNRPPTNTSILPS; encoded by the coding sequence ATGGTGCCAACGGTAAGTGATCCAAAAACATGGGTGCCATACATGAACACCAGGGATTGTTCCCAAGGATTCTGCAGCTTATACTGTCCACAATGGTGCTACATCATCTTCCCCCCTCCACCCCCATTTGACTTCCCAGAAGATAACAACTCAGGCCCAAGTTTTTCCCCTCTTGTGATTGCCATAATTGGGATCTTAGCCAGTGCTTTTCTGCTGGTGAGTTACTATGCCATAATGTCAAAGTACTGTGGCAACAGAAGGGGGAGAATCAGAGAGAGTGATGATAATAATCAGAGAGACTCTGATGATTCTGAGGAGAATCAGGACCCTTCAATCCATGGGCAGCCATGGAATTCTGCAAACACAGGCCTGGATGAGGCTCTGATCAAATCCATCACAGTTTTCAAGTACAAAAAAGGTGATGGGGTAGTGATTGATGGCTCAGATTGCCCTGTCTGCCTCAGTGAGTTTcaagaagatgaaaatctcaGACTTCTCCCAAAATGCAGCCATTCATTCCATGTTAATTGCATAGATACCTGGCTGAAATCCCACTCCAATTGCCCTCTCTGCAGATCAAACATTGTGTTCTTGAACCCTTCTCTCCCTCCCCCAATCATGGATCCCCCTTCAACAGCCCCAGAACCCCAAAATCAAGAACAATCTTCTGCAGAACAAGAAGAAACAGAAGCAGAAGAAGCAGAAGAAAGTGCAGAAACCAATAATCCCCCCAAGAGCCCTGAAAGAAACCACCATACAATCACAATCAGAGAAGATAACCTCACAAGAAGATCTGTGTCCATGGATTCTTCTCCCTGCCAAGCCAGGCTATCCATAGCAGACATTCTCCGAATCGATCACGACGAAGAATGCAGCTTCCATGATTCCCAGATGCAGGAAATTGGATCATCCAAAGCAGAAATTAGACAAAGTGTTTTGGGCTGTGTTATTAGCCCTGCAGTGATGCATAGATCATTCTCCAGCGGCAGATTCTTCTTCCCTAAACTTAATAGACCACCAACAAACACATCAATACTTCCTTCTTGA